A window of the Juglans microcarpa x Juglans regia isolate MS1-56 chromosome 5D, Jm3101_v1.0, whole genome shotgun sequence genome harbors these coding sequences:
- the LOC121264781 gene encoding acetyl-coenzyme A carboxylase carboxyl transferase subunit alpha, chloroplastic: MASSLSYSPVAFVGASASDLLRSSSNGISGVPLRTLGRARLGARRRDFAVVAKIRKGKKHEYPWPDNADPDVKGGILSHLSHFKPLKDKPKPVTLEFERPLVDLEKKIIDVRKMANETGLDFSDQIISLEKKYQQALKDLYTHLTPIQRVNIARHPNRPTFLDHVFSITEKFVELHGDRGGYDDPAIVTGVGTIDGRRYMFMGHQKGRNTKENIQRNFGMPTPHGYRKALRMMYYADHHGFPIVTFIDTPGAFADLKSEELGQGEAIAHNLRTMFGLKVPIVSIVIGEGGSGGALAIGCANKLLMLENAVFYVASPEACAAILWKSAKAAPKAAERLKITAPELCKLQIADGIIPEPLGGAHADPSWTSKQIKKAINESMDELMKMDTPELLKHRMLKFRKIGGFQEGLPVDPKKKVNMKKKEEPIRKTSDLNIEDEVKKLMQQRLDAKESSVTPPQSDLDEMINKLKREVNREFFEAVKTMGLKDRFVMLREEFSKVNSVDHLVHPALKDKIEKLRDELNQCLPAAPNYESLKYKLDMLKELSKTKSLAEKNYKASTLKQEINKKFAEVMDRPDIKEKYRALKAEIENSGVSVVQDLDHGLREKIVKVKKDIELELVDALKSLDLDVEVVNSKVKELSEQQTSFSDVKVKIQELNEEIKEGIENVIKSSDLKDKIELLKLEVAKAGKTPNAVSKNRIAALEQQIKQSLAVALDSSNLKEKHEKLKAEISKTIESSEGLDGSLEKQYAKEDDSTYAEPRVEIGANRTFA; the protein is encoded by the exons CGTCGCAAAGATTAGGAAGGGGAAGAAGCATGAGTATCCGTGGCCCGATAATGCGGATCCTGATGTTAAAGGTGGGATCCTTAGCCATCTATCGCATTTCAAGCCGTTGAAGGATAAGCCGAAGCCCGTAACTTTGGAATTCGAGAGACCGCTTGTCGATCTAGAGAAGAAAATCATTGAT GTCCGGAAAATGGCGAACGAAACTGGTCTGGACTTCAgtgatcaaattatttcattagaGAAAAAGTATCAGCAG GCGTTAAAGGATTTATACACGCATCTAACTCCTATACAGCGTGTTAATATTGCACGGCATCCTAACAGGCCAACTTTCCTCGATcatgtatttagcattactgAAAAG TTTGTGGAGCTTCATGGAGACAGGGGTGGGTACGATGATCCGGCTATTGTTACTGGTGTTGGAACAATAGATGGTAGGAGGTACATGTTCATGGGTCACCAAAAGGGTAGGAACACAAAAGAGAACATTCAACGGAACTTTGGTATGCCTACTCCCCATGG TTACCGGAAAGCTCTGCGTATGATGTATTATGCAGATCACCATGGTTTCCCTATAGTTACTTTCATTGACACCCCTGGGGCATTTGCAGACCTTAAATCTGAAGAACTAGGCCAA GGTGAAGCCATTGCGCACAATTTAAGGACCATGTTTGGTTTGAAGGTACCCATTGTTTCTATTGTCATTGGGGAAGGTGGCTCTGGTGGTGCACTTGCCATTGGCTGTGCTAATAAATTGCTAATGCTCGAAAATGCAGTTTTCTATGTTGCCAG TCCGGAGGCATGTGCGGCAATCTTGTGGAAAAGTGCCAAAGCCGCTCCAAAG GCAGCTGAGAGGCTAAAGATTACTGCTCCAGAGTTGTGCAAGCTGCAGATTGCAGATGGCATTATTCCt GAGCCACTTGGTGGTGCACATGCAGATCCATCTTGGACCTCAAAACAGATAAAGAAGGCAATTAATGAATCAATGGAT GAGCTCATGAAGATGGACACACCAGAGCTTCTGAAGCATCGCATGCTTAAGTTCCGCAAAATTGGTGGGTTTCAAGAAGGGCTTCCAGTAGATCCTAAGAAAAAAgtcaacatgaaaaagaaagaagagccCATCAGGAAGACTTCTGATCTAAATATTGAGGATGAGGTCAAAAAACTTATGCAGCAAAGATTAGATGCTAAAGAGTCCTCGGTCACGCCTCCACAGTCAGATCTGGacgagatgataaataaattgaaaagagaGGTCAATCGTGAATTTTTTGAGGCTGTTAAAACCATGGGGTTGAAGGACAGGTTTGTGATGTTGCGTGAGGAGTTTTCCAAAGTAAATTCGGTGGACCACCTTGTGCATCCAGCCTTAAAGGACAAGATCGAAAAGCTTCGGGATGAGTTGAACCAGTGTCTCCCTGCAGCTCCTAATTATGAAAGCTTGAAATATAAATTAGACATGCTGAAAGAATTATCTAAAACCAAGAGTCTTGCTGAAAAGAATTATAAGGCATCCACATTAAAGCAGGAGATCAATAAAAAGTTTGCAGAAGTTATGGATCGGCCTGATATAAAGGAGAAATACAGGGCACTGAAGGCTGAAATTGAAAATTCTGGGGTGTCTGTGGTTCAGGATTTAGACCATGGGCTGAGGGAGAAAATTGTGAAGGTGAAGAAAGATATAGAGTTGGAACTGGTTGATGCTCTCAAATCCTTGGATTTGGATGTTGAGGTTGTAAATTCGAAAGTAAAGGAGCTCAGTGAACAACAGACTTCATTCTCAGATGTCAAAGTCAAGATACAAGAGTTAAACGAAGAAATCAAGGAAGGAATAGAAAATGTAATCAAGTCATCAGATCTGAAGGACAAAATTGAGTTACTGAAGTTGGAGGTTGCAAAGGCAGGAAAGACACCCAATGCTGTTTCCAAAAATAGAATTGCAGCTTTAGAGCAACAAATTAAGCAGAGCCTTGCAGTGGCCTTGGATTCTTCTAACTTAAAAGAGAAGCATGAGAAGCTGAAGGCTGAGATTTCCAAAACCATTGAATCTTCTGAAGGATTGGATGGAAGTCTGGAAAAACAATATGCAAAAGAAGATGATTCTACATATGCTGAACCAAGAGTAGAGATCGGTGCAAATCGCACCTTTGCTTAA